Proteins encoded by one window of Kribbella italica:
- a CDS encoding carbohydrate ABC transporter permease: MATIQRSRADQAGSVVRYVVLVVGAILFLLPFYLLVRNGLSTEQDITSPDWKLFPSSLQWHNVVDLFTDPLLPFGRALLNSLVISVVQTIGVLVISGLAGYGLARIPFRYANAVFYFIVATLLIPAAVTFVPSFVLVSTLGWVSTLRGLIVPGLFQAFATFLFRQYFLNFPRELEEAAQLDGTAYWGTFWRIVVPNSTGFIAAIGTITFIGSWNAFLWPLVIAPDQSAWTVQIALSTFLTAQTINLPQLFVAAGIAILPLVVMFVFLQRWIVEGVERSGISE; the protein is encoded by the coding sequence ATGGCGACCATTCAGCGCTCCCGCGCGGACCAGGCCGGCTCGGTCGTCCGGTACGTCGTCCTGGTGGTCGGCGCGATCCTGTTCCTGCTGCCGTTCTACCTGCTCGTTCGCAACGGCCTGTCGACCGAGCAGGACATCACGTCACCGGACTGGAAGCTCTTCCCGTCGTCGCTGCAGTGGCACAACGTTGTCGACCTCTTCACCGATCCGCTGCTGCCGTTCGGGCGGGCACTGCTCAACTCGCTGGTGATCTCGGTCGTGCAGACCATCGGGGTCCTGGTGATCTCGGGCCTGGCCGGGTACGGGCTGGCGCGGATCCCGTTCCGGTACGCGAACGCGGTGTTCTACTTCATCGTCGCGACGCTGCTGATCCCGGCCGCGGTGACCTTCGTGCCGAGCTTCGTGCTGGTCTCCACGCTCGGCTGGGTGAGCACGCTGCGTGGGCTGATCGTGCCGGGGCTGTTCCAGGCGTTCGCGACGTTCCTGTTCCGGCAGTACTTCCTGAACTTCCCGCGCGAGCTGGAGGAGGCCGCGCAGCTCGACGGTACGGCGTACTGGGGCACGTTCTGGCGGATCGTGGTGCCGAACTCGACCGGCTTCATCGCCGCGATCGGGACGATCACGTTCATCGGGTCGTGGAACGCGTTCCTGTGGCCGCTGGTGATCGCGCCGGACCAGAGCGCCTGGACGGTGCAGATCGCGCTGTCCACGTTCCTGACCGCGCAGACCATCAACCTGCCACAGCTCTTTGTCGCCGCCGGCATCGCGATCCTGCCGCTGGTGGTGATGTTCGTCTTCCTGCAGCGCTGGATCGTCGAGGGAGTCGAACGCTCGGGGATCAGTGAATGA
- a CDS encoding cytidine deaminase: MLDLHPLTAADEELIELARRTVDANTDGPDGIYTMGAAVRGVDGRMYAGINLYHFLGGPCAELVALGRARAEGARELTTIVAVGNEGRGVCGPCGRDRQILVDYHPGIRVILPSEDGPGTVLATDLLPGAYRWTPTPD, translated from the coding sequence GTGCTCGACCTGCACCCCCTGACCGCCGCCGACGAGGAGCTGATCGAGCTGGCCCGCCGGACCGTCGACGCCAACACCGACGGTCCGGACGGGATCTACACGATGGGCGCCGCGGTCCGCGGGGTCGACGGCCGGATGTACGCCGGGATCAACCTGTACCACTTCCTCGGCGGACCGTGCGCGGAACTGGTCGCCCTCGGCCGGGCCCGCGCCGAGGGCGCCCGGGAGCTGACCACAATCGTCGCCGTCGGCAACGAAGGCCGCGGCGTCTGCGGGCCGTGCGGCCGCGACCGCCAGATCCTGGTCGACTACCACCCGGGCATCCGCGTCATCCTGCCCTCCGAGGACGGCCCGGGCACGGTGCTCGCCACCGATCTCCTGCCGGGCGCCTACCGCTGGACTCCCACCCCCGACTGA
- a CDS encoding FAD-binding oxidoreductase translates to MTSDLIGALRAELTTGPVLGPTDDGFAEEVAAQNTATVHTPDVAVGITSEEDAAAVVRIAAAAGVPVRVLATGHGSAVAVTDGILVTTRRLGGVVVDPERRIATIGAGVRWAEVIAAAAGHGLAPVAGASDNVGCIGYITGGGLGPLARTFGFSSDWARGFRLVTADGTIRTASAQNDPDLFWALRGGKAGFGIVTSMDFELVELSTLYGGSVFFDADQIAPAFTTWLDWTKTLPNAATSSAVILRLPPLEFIPEPLRGKTVLSIRFAYVGSAAEGERLFQPIRDAAPVLIDLLQEIPASRIADIHNDPRDPGPGWDRGQLLTDLDADFAEAFLGAAGPAQQIPFVAVEIRHLGGAVARDVPEGSAVGGRGASYTLILIGAPDPSLFATVLPGAAEGVLAPLEPWKSPEHNVNYAGGLTVPGSYEACWPAETFARLAEIRTAYDPTGIFPYGPPER, encoded by the coding sequence ATGACGTCAGACCTGATCGGCGCACTTCGCGCCGAGCTCACCACCGGCCCGGTCCTCGGGCCGACCGACGACGGCTTCGCCGAGGAGGTCGCCGCGCAGAACACGGCGACCGTGCACACACCGGACGTTGCCGTCGGCATCACGTCGGAGGAGGACGCGGCGGCCGTCGTACGGATCGCAGCTGCGGCCGGCGTACCGGTCCGGGTGCTTGCCACCGGCCACGGTTCGGCCGTGGCGGTGACCGACGGCATCCTCGTCACGACCCGGCGGCTCGGCGGGGTCGTGGTCGATCCTGAGCGCCGGATCGCGACGATCGGCGCCGGGGTGCGCTGGGCCGAGGTGATCGCGGCCGCGGCCGGGCACGGTCTCGCGCCGGTCGCGGGCGCCTCCGACAACGTGGGCTGCATCGGCTACATCACCGGCGGCGGCCTCGGCCCACTCGCGCGCACCTTCGGCTTCTCGTCGGACTGGGCCCGCGGCTTCCGCCTCGTCACCGCCGACGGCACGATCCGCACCGCCTCGGCGCAGAACGATCCGGACCTCTTCTGGGCGCTGCGCGGCGGCAAGGCCGGCTTCGGCATCGTCACCTCGATGGACTTCGAGCTCGTCGAGCTCAGCACCCTGTACGGCGGCTCGGTGTTCTTCGACGCCGACCAGATCGCTCCGGCGTTCACCACGTGGCTGGACTGGACCAAGACGCTGCCCAACGCGGCCACCTCGTCAGCCGTCATCCTTCGCCTCCCGCCGCTCGAGTTCATCCCCGAGCCGCTGCGCGGGAAGACCGTGCTGAGCATCCGCTTCGCGTACGTCGGTTCGGCGGCCGAAGGCGAAAGGCTCTTCCAACCCATCCGCGACGCGGCCCCCGTCCTCATCGATCTCCTCCAGGAGATCCCCGCCTCACGGATTGCCGACATCCACAACGACCCGCGCGACCCCGGCCCCGGCTGGGACCGCGGCCAGCTGCTGACCGACCTCGACGCGGACTTCGCCGAAGCCTTCCTCGGCGCCGCCGGACCTGCCCAGCAGATCCCCTTCGTCGCGGTCGAGATCCGCCACCTCGGCGGCGCCGTCGCCCGCGACGTCCCCGAAGGCAGCGCCGTCGGCGGCCGCGGCGCGTCGTACACGCTGATCCTGATCGGCGCCCCCGATCCCAGTCTGTTCGCCACCGTGCTGCCTGGAGCCGCCGAGGGCGTGCTGGCCCCGCTGGAGCCGTGGAAGTCCCCGGAGCACAACGTCAACTACGCCGGCGGCCTGACCGTCCCCGGCTCCTACGAAGCCTGCTGGCCCGCCGAGACGTTCGCCCGCCTCGCGGAGATCCGCACGGCGTACGACCCGACCGGCATCTTCCCGTACGGCCCACCCGAGAGGTGA